The sequence CCAAAGTGACTATCGCACGCATCAATAACTATGAGTATTTGCTGCCCGAAAACAAGGAGTTTTTTAAACAGCTGGGGGTAGATGAGCTTATTTATCCGGAACAATTAGCGGCCAAAGAAATAGCCACCTCCTTAAAAAGAGTGGGCATCCGCCAGCAAATAGAGTTCTCTGACGGTAAACTTATCCTCTATGCTATAAAAATAAGAGATAATGCACCTATAATTAACCTTACCTTGGCCGAGGTAGACGAAAGGCATGATGGTAAGTTGTATAATACGGTCGCCATCATCCGCGACGGGCAAACCATAATACCGCATGGTAACGAGCGCTTCCGGCATAACGATTTGGTTTACATCCTTACTACACCAAAAGAAACGGCCAAGGTGCTGCGCGATACCGGTAAGCAAAAGTTTGACGTTAAAAATGTAATGATACTGGGCGGTAGCCGGATTGGTAAAAAACTGGCTGAACGTCTGGGTGTGCGCTATAATGTAAAAATGATAGAGATAGACCGCGAAAAAAGTACCCGTTTGGCCAACGAATTGGAACATACGCTGGTTATAAGCGGCGACGGTCGTAATCTGGAACTCCTTAAGGATGAGGGGTTAAAAAAGATGGATGCTTTTGTGGCAGTAACATCCAATTCGGAAGTGAATATATTGGCGTGCCAGTTGGCAAAAAAAATGGGTGTCAAAAAAACTGTAGCCGAAGTGGAAAATATGGATTACATTGCACTGGCCGAGAATATCGGTATCGGCACACTTATTAATAAAAAACTTATTGCAGCCAGTTATATTTATCGCTACACCGTTAAAGCAAGAGTTTCCGAAGTTAAATGCCTGATAGCTTCTGATGCCGAGGTACTGGAACTGGTGGCCGGTGAGAATTCAAAAATTACAAAAAATCCCCTGAGCAGGATGAAACTTCCCAGAGATGTGAATGTAGGTGGCATTATCCGTAACGGTAAAGCCATAATTGCCACGGGTGATACGCAAATACAAGCCAACGATAAGGTAGTGGTGTTCGCTTTACCTTCCGGTATCCGGAAAATAGAAAAAATGTTTTTATAAATGCTTAGGGTAAATATCAAATAACCCATTTGGTTTGCAGCCTTATTTGCTGCAATAAAAAATTATTTTGGTATGTTGAATGGTCGAATGATCCTGTTTATAATGGGTCTGCTTTTGGTAGTTGAGGGAGTCTTTATGTTATTGTCGGCAGCGGTGGCTTTAATGTATGGCGAATACGACCTGCCTTATTTTTTGATATCGGCATTGATATGTTTTATAATTGGGGGTGTGTTGAGTGCAAGCAATTATAAGGCAGAAAGGAATATGGGCAAAAAAGAGGGCTATATCATCGTATCCATGGTTTGGGTGGTGTTCTCATTTTTTGGCCTGTTGCCTTTTTATCTAAGCGGAGCCATCCCGTCGTTCACCGATGCTTTTTTCGAAACAATGTCGGGCTTTACCACCACCGGTTCAACCATTCTTAACGATATTGAAGCCTTGCCACATGGCATTTTATTTTGGCGCAGCCTAATACAATGGCTGGGTGGTATGGGTATCATTGTGTTTTCATTGGCCATATTGCCTTTTTTGGGTGTTGGCGGAATGCAATTGTATGTGGCCGAAGTGCCCGGTCCGGTAGCAGAAAAGCTAAGTCCGCGAATAGCCGATACAGCCAAGCGTCTTTGGGGTATCTACGTAATATACACCGTTATAGAAACACTGCTGCTTTGGGCAGGAGGTATGTCTTTGTTTGATGCTGTTTGCCATTCTTTTACTACAATGGCAACGGGTGGATATTCCACTAAACAGGATAGTATAGCCTTCTATGACTCGGCCTACATACAGTATGTCATCATCTTGTTTATGTTTGTGGCAGGTATCAACTTTACATTGTCGTACAGCTTGTTGCACGGAAGGGTACGCAGAGTTTTTCGCGACGAAGAATTTAGATATTACCTGGGCTTTGTGTTGGTGGTCAGCTTGTTTGTAGCAGCCGTGTTATTTATATCGGGCGATGTAACCCAGGTGGAACGTGCCTTTCGTGATGCCCTTTTTCAAGTTGTTTCGGTGATCACCACCACAGGATATGCTACGGCCGATTATTTAGTTTGGTTTCCAACGTTAAGTATTATCATGTTTATGCTTATGTTTATTGGAGGCAGCGCAGGATCTACCGGAGGTGGCATTAAAGTGGTGCGTATCGTATTGCTGCTGAAAAATGCCTATTTTGAGCTAAAACGCCTTATTCATCCCAATGCCGTTATTCCGGTTCGTTTTAATTCTAAATCTGTGTCGCCAACCGTAATTACCAATGTGCTGGCGTTTATTGTTATCTATATGTTAATTGTTGGTGTAAGTATGGTCATCATGTCGTTTATGGGATACGATTTAGATACATCTATTGGTGCTGTGGCTACTTGCATTGGTAACATAGGGCCGGGCTTAGGCGAGGTGGGGCCGGCAGCTACTTTTTCGCATATACCGGATTCCGGCAAGTGGTTTCTTAGCTTTTTAATGCTTTTAGGTCGTTTGGAGATATTTACTGTTATACTTCTTTTTTCGCCCTACTTCTGGAAGGATTAGAGAAGGATTGGCATTAGCGTTAAATATAGTTAAAACATTTTGCGGCAGTTCACATCAATCATTTTGTTTTTATCTTCGCAAGCGGATAACAGAACTACCGTAGTGCCACTGCCATCAAGTATCCGATTTATATTATCGTTAATTTTTCAGAATGCAGCAAAATAAGCAGCCCGTTACCATTGCGGTTTCTATGCGACGGATGGTATTGTTAAATAGATATTACAAGATTACCAAATTTTATTCTTTCTTAAAAAACACTGCCATAAGAGGTGGTATAGGTATCATTGCTTTTGTGCTGGTATTGTTGGGGCTGGAATATTTTTTGCTCGATTTTAACGTCCTATTAAACAATTTTGTCGATACATACTCTCCACGGATAGTTTATTCATTTTTCTTTTTGTCGGAAACGATTTTGGGATTGATACCCCCGGAGGTGTTTATTGCGTGGGCGTCTAAATCATCGGCTCCCTGGTTGTTTTTGTTCTTGCTGGCCAGCATGTCGTACCTCGGTGGTGTGGCCTCCTATTTTATAGGTAATCGTTTGTTTATGTTGCCATTCCTACGCAATTATATCCAAAATAAAGTGGCCAATCATATCGAAAATCTAAAAAAATGGGGCGGATTCTTTGTCGTTCTTGGCGCTGTTTCGCCTATACCTCACTCCATGGTAAGCATGGCATCAGGACTTGTTAGGTACAACTTTAAGCAGTATTTACTTTGGTCGCTTTTTAGATATGTACGTTTTTTAATTTATGGGCTGGTGATTTTTCAGATATTTTGAGTACGTAGCAATCGCCGTGTTTTCCGATAACCGTATTCAATAGTATCAGGCAGGCTTGCTACATGAACGATAAGAACGAAGTGTTTTTATTGAATAATTTAGCGCTTATAATTCTTTTGAAACCAAGAAGTGCTTGTAAAGGGAGTTTTACGTGGATAGAATTAATTATTTCTGAACTGTAGCAGTTGAGGTTTAAATTCCCAATGTTATACCCAAAGCCAAACCATTATCAAAGGATTGTTTTGTAGTTAAATTATTGGCTGTCGCGCCACCGGCCATTGCTTTTGATTCAGAAAGCCCTTGGATGCTAATCCGTAAATTACGTAATAATACTATTCTGTAACCTCTTGATTTTCCTGTATTCTTGCTTCCACAATACCTATGTATGCGTAGCATCAAGTTAATATAGAGTTCTTCAGCAATGTTGTGCCGAACAATCCTAAAATAGTACTTCTATATTTAATTGTTACGATAAGCCACTCTTCTATACCTATTTTGCTACAAACAATACTCCACCTGCTTTAGAGAATAAAGTTGTACAGATGGGATTTATTTATTGGCAAATACACCGCCAAAACACAATTTTGTGGGTAATGCATAATAGCGGTTTCTTCCGGAATATTTTTTTAGTTACAGATTTTGTAACGGAAAATGTAACTTTCGTAAAAAAAAACATAATAATTGAGAAAGATTAAATATTTTCAACAACTAATTTAAATCAAAAGGATAACGCTATGAGGAATATTTCCTTGTTTGCACTTGCCATGTTATTGATTGTCGGCTGTGTTTCACAAAAAGAGAGCATTTACCTGCAGGATGCAAAAAAAGAGTGGGGAGAGAAAAGTTTTACCAATATTAAAACGGAAAATACCATACAAGTATTTGATCAAATATATATCCAGGTATCCAGCTTCGACGATGGCAACATCAACTTTATGAGCAACGATCCAAATCGCTATGGGGGAGGACGCTCGGAGGCCGATTTGGCAATGGTTTCCTATACGGTAAACAAAAACGGGGAGGTGAAGTTACCTATAGTTGGCGAAACAAATGTATTGGGCTTAACTACCAATCAGGCCGCCGAAAAAATACGGAAGGAGTTGGAAGATTACCTTAACACCCCCTCGGTAAAAGTAACGTTTGTTAATAAAAGTGTTACGGTTTTGGGAAGTGTTAACCGTCCCGGACGATATTTTTATGCAGCTGAATACCTGAATATTTTTCAGGCACTAGGCCTGGCCGGTGATATATCGGAATACGGCAACCGCAAGGAGGTGGTTATTGTCAGGGATGTAAACAATGAGGTAATCAGAAAACGAATCAACTTAACAGAGTTGGCTCTTTTGGGCGAAAGCGAATTGTATATTCAAGCTGATGATGTGCTCTACGTTGAGCCATTGAAAAAACGTCAATGGGGTTTTCAGGCCTTTCCCTGGTCTATATTGTTAAGTTCAATAACTACCATAATTCTGGTGGCAAATTATGTAGAGAAATGAGCATAAAAAACAAGGTAGATCAAGACAATTACGTGGATATAAGAAAGGTGTTTAAACATCTGCTTAAAAACTGGATATGGTTTGCGGTATCACTACTCCTCTTGTGTGCACTGGCAATGGCATCTTTAAAAGTGCTAAAACCAAAATATTTAGTGTCGTCGAGCATTTATATTAAGGACGATAAGCGCTTGGGCGGACAAAAAGCAGCGGAGTTTATACAAAGTTTTAGCATGTTCGACCAAAAAAGCAACTTTAAAAATGAAATGCTTATCCTCAATTCCTCGCCACTTATTCGTCAAACCATTACGGCGCTTGAGTTAGAAACAGAATATTATGCGGTTGGTAATTTTATGCGGCACGAGATCTACAGAGATGCACCCTTTCTGGTGCTTATCGATTCGATGCATAACCAGATTGTGGATACTTATTTTGATGTGGTTTTTAAAGAAGATGGTAAATTTACGCTATCAGCTAAAAGCAAGGATTATAAAACATTTAATTATTCGCTGGGCACCGGTAAACCAAGTACAAAGGAGTTTGAACTTGAAAAGGAGTTTTTTCAGTCCGCAGTAATCAAAGGCGATGATTACCATTTTAAAATTTACTTGAACCCCGAGGTTAATATAAAGGAAATCGCAGGCAATAGGTATTCGTTTAAATTTTTGGATAGGGAAAAATTGGTGCGTCAGTATCAATCTAATTTAAAAGTTAACCCGGTAAATGCCGAGGTGAGTGTGGTACAGTTATCCTTAAAATTAGAATCGGCAGCCAAAGGTGTCGATTTTATGAAAGCGCTCATGGATCTGTATTTAAAAAAGAACCTGGAACGTAAAAATCATTTGGCCTCTAACACCATCGCTTTTATCAATGGGCAGTTAGACGAAATATCCGATTCGCTAAGTTTTGCCGAAAGTAACCTCGAAGAATTCAGATCGACCAATCAGGTAATGGATATCAACACTAAGGCCATGCGTATTTTAGAGCGCCTGCAGCAACTCGAAATACAAAAGAGCACTACCGAAAGGGCATATAATTATTACGAGTACCTGGACGATTATTTTAAAGAAGGCGATGATTACAGCAAAATTGTTGTGCCTTCATCCATAGGGCTTAACAATGCAACCATCAACGAATTTATCCGAGACTTATTGATACTGTCCAACCAGCGCAACGATTTAATATCCCGAAATCAACAAAAAGGACCATTTTTTGAGAACCTGCAAATAAAAATCGAAAATCTGCGCAATAGTATTATTGATAATATATCCTTTTCGAAAGAATCCTTGAAGCGCGAGGTGGAAAAATTTCAGGATCAGATAAGGCAGTTAGAAAAGCAAGTGGAGTCGCTTCCAAAAACCGAACGTACCTTGGTGGGTATGGAACGGAAGTTTAAATTAAACGATGCCATCTATACTTTCCTGCTCGAAAAACGTGCCGAAGCGCAAATAGCTAAGGCGGGTAATTTGCCCGAACACGAAATTGTGGAACCGGCAAGGGTACTCGAAAAAGTATTCCCAAATCCGAAAATACATTTTCTGTTGGCCTTGTTTTTGGGTCTGTTTATCCCGGCCATTGTACTTGTAATAAGTAATGTAGCCGACGATAGGGTAAAAAGCGAGCAGGAGCTGACGGAGCATTTTAGCGACACACCCTTTGTTGGATCCGTGGTAAAGAGCCACGAAAAAGAGAGTAATCTTGTGGTGCACGACAATCCCACATCTATCATTGCCGAAACATTTAGATCCATTCGTACCAATTTGTCTTTTTTTAATGAGGCAGGAAAACACCAAACCATTTTGCTTACTTCGTGCATTGCCGGTGAGGGCAAAAGCTTTGTGGCCAATAACCTCGCGGTGTCCATGGCCAACCTGGGCAAAAAAACAGTGGTAATAGGCTTCGATTTACGAAAATCAGGACAATTCCAGGGTTTTAAGCACAATGCAAAGATAGGCCTGAGTTCCTATTATCTCAAGGATAAGTCATTGGAGGATATTGTGTACAATACAGGTATTGAGAACTTGCATTTTATTGCTCCCGGACTTGTACCACCCAATCCTTTAGAACTCATTGGAAGTGGCTTGACCGGGGAGCTATTTGATAGTTTAAAAACTACTTACGATTGTATTATTGTGGATACACCCCCCATAGGTGTTTTAAGCGATGGCTATATGTTAATGAATTATGCCGATGTGAACTTGTTTGTGGTGCGCGAAAAGTTTACCAACCAAAAGGTGCTGGGTAACGTAATCAGTGAAGTAAAACAAAAAGGATTCAAAAATATCGGTTTAGTACTTAACGCTAGTAAACTGGAGGGTAAAAAATATCGTTACGAT comes from Saccharicrinis carchari and encodes:
- the trkA gene encoding Trk system potassium transporter TrkA, with the translated sequence MKIIIAGAGEVGTHVAKMMCHANHDVVLIDDDEEKLKQIDAHFDLLTIVGSVSSIKDLKQANAGDCDLFIAVPPYEELSLMSAILATKLGAKVTIARINNYEYLLPENKEFFKQLGVDELIYPEQLAAKEIATSLKRVGIRQQIEFSDGKLILYAIKIRDNAPIINLTLAEVDERHDGKLYNTVAIIRDGQTIIPHGNERFRHNDLVYILTTPKETAKVLRDTGKQKFDVKNVMILGGSRIGKKLAERLGVRYNVKMIEIDREKSTRLANELEHTLVISGDGRNLELLKDEGLKKMDAFVAVTSNSEVNILACQLAKKMGVKKTVAEVENMDYIALAENIGIGTLINKKLIAASYIYRYTVKARVSEVKCLIASDAEVLELVAGENSKITKNPLSRMKLPRDVNVGGIIRNGKAIIATGDTQIQANDKVVVFALPSGIRKIEKMFL
- a CDS encoding TrkH family potassium uptake protein, producing MLNGRMILFIMGLLLVVEGVFMLLSAAVALMYGEYDLPYFLISALICFIIGGVLSASNYKAERNMGKKEGYIIVSMVWVVFSFFGLLPFYLSGAIPSFTDAFFETMSGFTTTGSTILNDIEALPHGILFWRSLIQWLGGMGIIVFSLAILPFLGVGGMQLYVAEVPGPVAEKLSPRIADTAKRLWGIYVIYTVIETLLLWAGGMSLFDAVCHSFTTMATGGYSTKQDSIAFYDSAYIQYVIILFMFVAGINFTLSYSLLHGRVRRVFRDEEFRYYLGFVLVVSLFVAAVLFISGDVTQVERAFRDALFQVVSVITTTGYATADYLVWFPTLSIIMFMLMFIGGSAGSTGGGIKVVRIVLLLKNAYFELKRLIHPNAVIPVRFNSKSVSPTVITNVLAFIVIYMLIVGVSMVIMSFMGYDLDTSIGAVATCIGNIGPGLGEVGPAATFSHIPDSGKWFLSFLMLLGRLEIFTVILLFSPYFWKD
- a CDS encoding YqaA family protein, whose product is MQQNKQPVTIAVSMRRMVLLNRYYKITKFYSFLKNTAIRGGIGIIAFVLVLLGLEYFLLDFNVLLNNFVDTYSPRIVYSFFFLSETILGLIPPEVFIAWASKSSAPWLFLFLLASMSYLGGVASYFIGNRLFMLPFLRNYIQNKVANHIENLKKWGGFFVVLGAVSPIPHSMVSMASGLVRYNFKQYLLWSLFRYVRFLIYGLVIFQIF
- a CDS encoding polysaccharide biosynthesis/export family protein, which codes for MRNISLFALAMLLIVGCVSQKESIYLQDAKKEWGEKSFTNIKTENTIQVFDQIYIQVSSFDDGNINFMSNDPNRYGGGRSEADLAMVSYTVNKNGEVKLPIVGETNVLGLTTNQAAEKIRKELEDYLNTPSVKVTFVNKSVTVLGSVNRPGRYFYAAEYLNIFQALGLAGDISEYGNRKEVVIVRDVNNEVIRKRINLTELALLGESELYIQADDVLYVEPLKKRQWGFQAFPWSILLSSITTIILVANYVEK
- a CDS encoding polysaccharide biosynthesis tyrosine autokinase, with translation MSIKNKVDQDNYVDIRKVFKHLLKNWIWFAVSLLLLCALAMASLKVLKPKYLVSSSIYIKDDKRLGGQKAAEFIQSFSMFDQKSNFKNEMLILNSSPLIRQTITALELETEYYAVGNFMRHEIYRDAPFLVLIDSMHNQIVDTYFDVVFKEDGKFTLSAKSKDYKTFNYSLGTGKPSTKEFELEKEFFQSAVIKGDDYHFKIYLNPEVNIKEIAGNRYSFKFLDREKLVRQYQSNLKVNPVNAEVSVVQLSLKLESAAKGVDFMKALMDLYLKKNLERKNHLASNTIAFINGQLDEISDSLSFAESNLEEFRSTNQVMDINTKAMRILERLQQLEIQKSTTERAYNYYEYLDDYFKEGDDYSKIVVPSSIGLNNATINEFIRDLLILSNQRNDLISRNQQKGPFFENLQIKIENLRNSIIDNISFSKESLKREVEKFQDQIRQLEKQVESLPKTERTLVGMERKFKLNDAIYTFLLEKRAEAQIAKAGNLPEHEIVEPARVLEKVFPNPKIHFLLALFLGLFIPAIVLVISNVADDRVKSEQELTEHFSDTPFVGSVVKSHEKESNLVVHDNPTSIIAETFRSIRTNLSFFNEAGKHQTILLTSCIAGEGKSFVANNLAVSMANLGKKTVVIGFDLRKSGQFQGFKHNAKIGLSSYYLKDKSLEDIVYNTGIENLHFIAPGLVPPNPLELIGSGLTGELFDSLKTTYDCIIVDTPPIGVLSDGYMLMNYADVNLFVVREKFTNQKVLGNVISEVKQKGFKNIGLVLNASKLEGKKYRYDYYNAYNNPK